From a single Gemmatimonadaceae bacterium genomic region:
- a CDS encoding Rnf-Nqr domain containing protein: MISNLAWIFFSTLLINNFTLAMFLGLCSFFGVTTKMDTGWRLGAANTFVLVMTAVAVWILNTWVLAATPYLRTIAFIVVIASLVQIVEMAIKKFLPVLFRELGIYLPLITTNCAILYLALTQTTRGYNLLEGITYAIGGGLGLTLALTLMASIRERLDVADVPAMAKKMGLVLIIASCMSMAFMGFAGMGSG, encoded by the coding sequence ATGATCTCCAATCTTGCCTGGATCTTCTTCTCGACGCTGCTGATCAACAACTTCACGCTGGCGATGTTCCTGGGGCTCTGCTCCTTCTTCGGCGTGACGACCAAGATGGACACCGGCTGGCGCCTGGGCGCGGCCAACACGTTCGTGCTCGTGATGACCGCGGTGGCCGTCTGGATCCTCAACACGTGGGTGCTGGCCGCCACGCCGTACCTGCGCACGATCGCCTTCATCGTGGTGATCGCGTCGCTGGTGCAGATCGTCGAGATGGCGATCAAGAAGTTCCTGCCGGTGCTCTTCCGTGAACTCGGCATCTACCTGCCGCTGATCACCACCAACTGCGCGATTCTCTACCTCGCGCTCACGCAGACCACGCGCGGCTACAACCTGCTCGAGGGCATCACGTATGCCATCGGCGGCGGGCTCGGGCTGACGCTCGCGCTGACGCTGATGGCTTCCATTCGCGAGCGCCTGGACGTGGCCGATGTGCCGGCGATGGCCAAGAAGATGGGGCTCGTGCTCATCATCGCCTCGTGCATGTCGATGGCCTTCATGGGCTTTGCGGGCATGGGGAGCGGCTGA
- a CDS encoding FAD:protein FMN transferase: protein MTDQSLPRPFGRREFLAIGTGAFALAALPLALRRHVAVARRTVPVMGTIAELTVVHRKEAVAQEALEAALAELRWVDATMSRFNPASDIGRANAGAARDGVAVSAETAQLVRTALRWSSASNGRFDAGLGAASELWDVTNRHEPPPAEQVARLANRSFWRHVDLSVGSGKGALRFGDRDLHLDLGGIGKGYSIDRAVQALRDRGIQHAIVNLGGDLYALGESPEGGAWRVGIKSPDDLRSVVREFEVSDRAVATSGDYERFFRYRGKRYHHLMDPATASPRETRVRSVTVLADRCVDAEPCAVSVFGFPQQQALSFAKSQIAGADVITVA, encoded by the coding sequence ATGACTGACCAGTCCCTGCCGCGGCCGTTCGGCCGCCGCGAATTCCTTGCCATCGGCACCGGCGCCTTTGCGCTGGCGGCACTCCCCCTGGCGCTGCGCCGCCACGTGGCGGTGGCGCGCCGCACCGTGCCGGTGATGGGCACCATCGCCGAACTCACGGTCGTGCACCGCAAAGAGGCGGTGGCGCAGGAGGCCCTCGAGGCCGCCCTTGCCGAACTGCGCTGGGTGGACGCGACGATGTCGCGCTTCAACCCTGCCTCCGACATCGGGCGCGCCAACGCTGGCGCCGCGCGCGACGGCGTGGCCGTCAGCGCCGAGACGGCGCAGCTAGTGCGGACGGCGCTGCGCTGGTCGTCGGCCAGCAACGGCCGCTTCGATGCCGGCCTCGGCGCCGCCTCGGAGCTGTGGGACGTGACCAACCGCCACGAGCCGCCGCCGGCGGAGCAGGTGGCGCGCCTCGCCAATCGTTCGTTCTGGCGGCATGTGGACCTGTCGGTCGGTTCGGGGAAGGGCGCGCTGCGTTTCGGCGACCGCGATCTGCACCTCGACCTGGGCGGCATCGGCAAGGGATACTCGATCGACCGCGCCGTGCAGGCGTTGCGCGATCGCGGCATCCAGCATGCCATCGTCAACCTCGGCGGCGACCTGTATGCCCTGGGTGAGTCGCCCGAGGGCGGCGCCTGGCGCGTCGGCATCAAGTCGCCGGACGACCTGCGCAGCGTCGTGCGGGAATTCGAGGTCTCCGACCGCGCCGTGGCGACGTCGGGCGACTACGAGCGCTTCTTCCGCTATCGCGGCAAGCGGTATCATCACCTGATGGATCCGGCCACCGCCTCGCCGCGCGAGACGCGCGTGCGCAGCGTGACGGTGCTGGCCGACCGTTGCGTGGACGCCGAGCCGTGCGCGGTGTCGGTGTTCGGCTTCCCGCAGCAACAGGCGTTGTCGTTCGCGAAGTCGCAGATTGCCGGCGCCGACGTTATCACCGTCGCCTGA
- a CDS encoding S9 family peptidase encodes MRPLVRTGAIALALVASLAANAAGQGRPTTLQLQDYLDWEDVQSPELSPDGARIIFTRRWIDKTNDKWESSVWMMKADGSQPRALVSGSGAKWSPDGTRIAYVAKGEPTGSQIFVRYMDAEGAVTQISHLTESPSNLEWSPDGTRLSFSMNVPARREDLFAKVNLPAPPKGAKWTEAPKVVTRLDYRQDRVGFVDDFWNHVFVIDAGGGTPRQVTNGEWNHGAAVWLDNATLLFTGKRVPNAEHIWRDSEIYAADLKSSAIRELTHRKGPDGSPSPSPDGKKIAYVGFDSTDATWKDALLYVMDADGSNPHALNATFDRSPSQLIWSEDGATIYFTAENEGSRHLYATTLTGQIRQLTTGQQLVTVSDIRNGVAVGVRTAPQLPNDVVKFSVKTPATLTQLTAVNADVLDGKQLGAVEEVWYKSRDGLRIQGWIVKPPAFDPARKYPLMLSIHGGPHSMYNVGFNFAFQEHAANGFVTLYVNPRGSTGYGSAFGNAIKNAYPDKDFDDLMAGVDTVLGRGYIDGKRLFVYGCSGGGVLTAWTVGHTNRFAAASSNCPVINWMSFVGVTDGPSWYRNFEKPFWEDPSEHLRRSPIMYVGNVKTPTMLMTGVLDLRTPMPQTEEYYEALRFRGVPTAMVRFNNEWHGTSSTPSNFLRTQAYLRAWFDKYGPAVTQ; translated from the coding sequence GTGAGGCCCCTCGTTCGCACCGGAGCCATAGCGCTCGCCCTCGTCGCCTCGCTCGCCGCCAACGCGGCTGGCCAGGGACGCCCCACCACGCTGCAGCTGCAGGACTACCTCGACTGGGAAGACGTGCAGTCGCCCGAGCTCTCGCCCGACGGCGCGCGCATCATCTTCACCCGCCGCTGGATCGACAAGACCAACGACAAATGGGAGTCGTCGGTCTGGATGATGAAGGCGGATGGCTCGCAGCCGCGCGCGCTCGTCAGCGGGAGCGGCGCCAAGTGGAGCCCCGACGGCACGCGCATCGCCTACGTGGCCAAGGGAGAACCCACCGGCTCGCAGATCTTCGTTCGGTATATGGATGCCGAGGGGGCGGTCACGCAGATCTCGCACCTCACCGAGTCCCCCTCGAACCTTGAGTGGTCGCCCGACGGGACGCGCCTCTCGTTCTCGATGAACGTCCCCGCACGGCGCGAGGACCTCTTCGCGAAGGTCAATCTTCCCGCGCCTCCCAAGGGCGCGAAGTGGACCGAGGCGCCCAAGGTGGTGACGCGCCTCGACTACCGGCAGGACCGCGTGGGCTTCGTCGACGATTTCTGGAATCACGTCTTCGTGATCGACGCCGGCGGCGGCACGCCGCGGCAGGTCACGAATGGCGAGTGGAACCACGGCGCCGCGGTCTGGCTCGACAACGCGACGCTGCTCTTCACCGGCAAGCGGGTGCCGAACGCCGAGCACATCTGGCGCGATTCGGAGATCTACGCGGCCGACCTCAAGAGCAGCGCCATCCGTGAACTGACGCATCGCAAGGGGCCCGATGGGTCGCCGTCGCCCTCGCCGGACGGCAAGAAGATCGCGTATGTCGGCTTCGACTCCACCGACGCGACGTGGAAGGACGCGCTGCTGTATGTGATGGATGCCGACGGCAGCAACCCGCACGCCTTGAACGCGACGTTCGACCGGTCGCCGTCCCAGCTGATCTGGTCGGAGGATGGCGCGACCATCTACTTCACGGCAGAGAACGAGGGAAGCCGTCACCTCTACGCGACGACGCTCACCGGGCAGATCAGGCAGCTGACCACCGGGCAGCAGCTCGTGACGGTGTCGGATATCCGCAATGGCGTCGCGGTGGGCGTGCGGACCGCGCCGCAGCTACCCAACGACGTGGTGAAGTTCTCGGTGAAGACGCCGGCCACGCTCACGCAGCTGACGGCGGTCAATGCCGATGTGCTCGACGGCAAGCAGTTGGGCGCGGTGGAGGAAGTCTGGTACAAGTCCAGGGACGGGCTGCGCATCCAGGGATGGATCGTGAAGCCGCCCGCCTTCGACCCGGCGCGGAAGTATCCGCTGATGCTCAGCATCCACGGCGGCCCGCACTCGATGTACAACGTCGGGTTCAACTTCGCCTTCCAGGAACACGCCGCGAACGGCTTCGTCACGCTCTACGTGAACCCGCGCGGCTCCACGGGCTACGGCTCGGCGTTCGGCAACGCCATCAAGAACGCGTACCCGGACAAGGACTTCGACGACCTGATGGCCGGCGTGGACACCGTGCTCGGCCGCGGCTACATCGACGGCAAGCGGCTGTTCGTCTACGGCTGCTCGGGCGGCGGCGTGCTGACGGCGTGGACGGTGGGGCACACCAACCGCTTCGCGGCGGCATCGTCCAACTGCCCGGTGATCAACTGGATGAGCTTTGTCGGCGTGACCGACGGGCCGAGCTGGTACCGCAACTTCGAGAAGCCGTTCTGGGAGGATCCGAGCGAACACCTGCGCCGCTCGCCCATCATGTACGTCGGCAACGTGAAGACGCCGACGATGCTGATGACGGGCGTCCTCGACCTGCGCACGCCGATGCCGCAGACCGAGGAGTACTACGAGGCGCTGCGTTTCCGCGGCGTGCCCACCGCGATGGTGCGCTTCAACAATGAATGGCACGGCACGTCGTCCACCCCGTCGAATTTCCTGCGCACGCAGGCGTACCTGCGGGCGTGGTTCGACAAGTACGGGCCGGCGGTGACGCAGTAG